DNA from Actinomyces sp. oral taxon 897:
GTCTCTTTAATGTAGGGCACCAGCTCCTCGGCCAGGCCCCGGTAGCCCAGGCCCTGGCGCCAGGAGCCCACGTGCACCTCGTAGATGCTCATGGGGCCCGAGTGCGGGTCACGGTGCTTGCGGGCCTCCATCCAGGCCTCGTCGCCCCACTTGTGGGTGGCCTCGGTGACCACCGAGGCGGTGGCCGGGGGGACCTCCGTGGCGCGCGCCATGGGGTCGGCCTTCTGGTGCCAGCTGCCGTCCTGGAAGCAGATCTCGAACTTGTAGCGGGCCCCCACCCCCACGCCGGGGACGAACAGCTCCCACACCCCGGAGGAGCCCAGGGAGCGCATGGCGGTGGCCGTGCCGTCCCAGTAGTTGAAGTCCCCGACCACGCGCACGGCCCGGGCGTTGGGCGCCCAGACGGCGAAGGCGGTGCCCTCCACCTCGCCCATGGGGCCCGGGTAGCGCTTGAGGTGCGCCCCCAGGACGTTCCACAGGTCCTCGTGGCGGCCCTCGGAGATGAGGTAGATGTCCATCTCGCCCAGGGTCGGCAGGTAGCGGTAGGGGTCGTCGACCGTGGTGGTGTCCTCGCCGTAGGTCACGGCCAGGCGGTAGTCCGGGATCTCGGTGCCCGGCAGGACCGCGACCCAGATGCCGTCCTGCTCGTGGGTGGCCGGGTAGCTGCCCTCGGTAGTGAGGACAGTCACGTTGTCGGCCAGGTGGCGCACGGTGCGGATGGTGATGCCGTCGGTGCCGACGTGGGCGCCGAGGACCTCGTGCGGGTTGTAGTAGCGCGCGTAGGCGACGTCCGCGAGAACCCAGGGGTCCACGTGGATGGGGGCCGGCGCGGTGCGGGCGGGGTCGGGGCTGGTGACGTCTGTCATGTTCTCACTCTCCCATGAGTGGGCTCTGGTTGGGGGGACTTTGTACTGGAAATCATCTTAAGGTGGTTATCCTCGCAGGCCAGCTCCTGTCAGGGCCTTCAGGCCCCGCCGGGGGATCGCGGACCAGTCCGGACGGTTGCGGGCCTCGTAGACCGCCTCGTACAGGGCCTTGTCCAGCTCCAGGGCGGCCAGGACGGTCTCGCCCTCCTCGCCCCCGGGCCCTTCGGAGGAGGACCGGTAGCCCGCCAGGAAGGCGGCGCGCACGGCGGGCAGCCAGGTGGGGTCGGGCGCCTTGCCGACGGCCGCGGCGTAGTCGAAGGAGCGCAGCATCCCGGCCACGTCCCGCAGGGGCTGGTCGGGCTCACGGCGCTGGGCCAGGGGGCGCAGGGGCTCGCCCTCGAAGTCCAGGACGTACCAGCGCCCCTGAGGCTCGCAGTAGAGCACCTGCCCCAGGTGGTCGTCGCCGTGCACCCGCGTGGAGGCCGGCAGGTGGTCCAGGGAGCCCAGGCGGGCGTAGAGGGCGTCCACAGCGGCCTGGAGGCCAGGTACCTCGGCGCCCAGGGAGGGGACCTCGGCCAGGGCCCACCGGGCCCGACGGCGCAGCTCCGCCTCCAGGGCGCGCGGGCTGACCGGCTCGTAGGTCCCCAGGGCCGACGCCAGGTGGGCGTGCATCTGGGCGGTGGTGGCACCCAGGTCCCGGGCCAGCGCCACGGCCCGCTCCCGCACCGGGGAGCCTGGGCCGTCGTCGCTCCCCGCCAGGGAGCAGAACAGGTTGAAGCCGTCAGTGGCCTGGTCCACCAGGACGCTGGCGACGGCGCCGTCCGCCGCCTCGGACGCCGCGTCCCTGGGCGCAGCGTCCTCGGACGCCGCGCCCCCGGGCTCAAGGGTCCCGGCGAGCTGGACGGTGGACCAGGCCACGGGCGCCGGGACACGGTCCCAGCCGTCGCGGGCCAGGGCGACGGAGACCTCGACGTCGGGGTTGCGCCCGGGCGCCAGGACGCGGAAGAGCTTGATGATCAGGCCCTCCGTGGCCGCGTCCTGGCTACCGGCCCCCTGGTCGGGGCGGGACCGGGCGGGGGCGTCCCCGCCGTCCGGGGCCGGCAGGACCACGCTGGTGTTGGACTGCTCGCCCGTCAGCACCCGGACCCGCTCGGCGCGCCGGGCGATGGCCCGCACCCCGGCGGCGTCCAGCACGGTCCCGGCCCGTTCCACGTCCCGGGCCCAGGCCCGCCAGAAGGCGGGGTGGTGCGGGCCGTCCACGAGGGCCGTCCCGTCCGGCAGGGCGAAGCCGGCCGCGCCGGGCGCCTCGCCCGCGCCGGTGAGGCGCTCCAGGGCCCCGGGGGAGTCCAGGACGAGGGGCACGTGCATGAGGACCGGGGAGTGGTCGGTGCGGGGCACGGCCACGACCAGGTCGCGCACCCCGGGGGCGAGGCGCGAGTCCGCCACCACGCGCAGCGCGGCGCCGTCGGGCGGCTGCCCGTCCTTGAGCGGGAACCAGCGGCGTTCGCTCATCCACGCCGCCAGGTGGGTCAGCAGGACCTGCTGCTCGGGCCAGGGCCCGGTCGGATCGGTGGGGGGCATTATTGCTCCTTGTCGTATCGGACGGATCGTATTGGAGAGGGCGGTCGGAGTGGATAGGTGGTTGGAGGGGCGGGCGCCGAGCTCCGACCGGCGCCCGCCCGGGCGGGGTCCGACCCGGGGCCGGACCCCGCCCCGCTCACTGGGGCTCGGCCGGGGACTCGACCAGGGGCTCGACCCGGAAGACGTGGGCGACGCGCCCCTCGAAGGGATCCAGGCGCACGTAGTTCTGCCCGCTCCACTCGTAGGCCGCACCGGTCAGCTCGTCGGTCACGCGCAGGACCGGGCGGGAGCCGTCGGTGCCCGGCGGCAGCCCCAGCTGCTCCAGGTTGAGGTAGACCTCGCCCTCCTGGGCCTGGTGCGGGTCCAGGTTCACCACCGTCAGGACCACGTCCTGCTTGCCGGTGGGGGAGAAGGCCGCGTCCACCCGCTTGGAGTAGGCGATGAGCTGGTCGTTGCTCGTGCCGTGGAACCACACGTCACGCAGCTGGCGCAGGGCCGGGTGGGCGGCGCGGGCGGCGTTGAGGCGGGTGAGCAGGATCTCAATGCCGTTGGTGCGGGCGGCGGCGAAGTCGCGCGGCTTGTACTCGTACTTCTCGTTGTCGATCTGCTCCTCGTAGCCCGGGCGCGGCGTGGACTCGGCCAGCTCGTAGCCGGAGTAGATGCCCCAGGTGGGGCTCATGGTCGCGGCCAGGACGGCCCGCAGCTTGAAGGCCGGCACCTTCCCGTTGGTCATGAAGGGAGTGAGGATGTCGTGGGTGGTGGGCCAGAACGCGGGGCGCAGCACGTGGGCGGTGTCCTGGGAGAGCTCGACCAGGTAGTCGGTGAGCTCCTGCTTGGTGTTGCGCCAGGCGAAGTAGGTGTAGGACTGGTGGAAGCCGATCTTGCCCAGGGTGCGCATCATGGCCGGGCGGGTGAAGGCCTCCGCCAGGAACAGGATCTCCGGGTTGGTGGAGCGCACCTCGCGGATGAGGCGCTGCCAGAAGGGCAGGGGCTTGGTGTGGGGGTTGTCCACCCGGAAGATCGTCACGCCGTGGGCGATCCAGGTGCGCACCACTCCCAGGATGGCCTGGTAGATCCCCTCGGGGTCGTTGTCGAAGTTCAGGGGGTAGATGTCCTGGTACTTCTTGGGCGGGTTCTCCGCGTAGGCGATGGAGCCGTCGGCCAGGACCGTGAACCACTCGGGGTGCTCGCTCACCCACGGGTGGTCCGGGGAGCACTGGAGGGCCAGGTCCAGGGCCACCTCCATGCCCAGCTCGCCGGCCCGGGCCACCAGGGCGTCAAAGTCCTCGAAGGTCCCCAGGTCCGGGTTAATGGCGTCGTGCCCGCCGTCCGCCGACCCGATGCCGTAGGGGGAGCCCGGGTCCCCGGGCAGGGCGTTCAGGGTGTTGTTGCGGCCCTTGCGGTTGGTGGTGCCGATCGGGGAGAGAGGGGTGAGGTAGAGCACGTCGAAGCCCATGGCGGCAATGCGGTCCAGGCGGGACGCCGCGGTGCGCAGCGTGCCCGAGTGCCACTGCCCGTCCTGGTGGGTGGCCCCCAGGGAGCGCGGGAAGATCTCGTACCAGGAGCCGGCCAGGGCCCGGGGGCGGTCCACCTGCAGCGGGTAGGCCGCCGAGGGGGAGACGTGGTCGCGCAGGGGCAGGCGGTCCAGGACGGCGGCGACGTCGTCGCTCAGGCCCGCCGCCAGGCGCTCGCGGGGGTCGCGGTCGCGGTCGCGCAGGACGGTGGCGGCCAACACCAGGGTCTCGACGTCCTCGGGGGCGCGGCCGGGCACGGCGGCGGCCCGCTCCATGACCAGGGCGCCCTCCTCCAGCATGAGCTCGACGTCCACGCCCGCGGGGACCTTGATCCCCGCGTCGTGGGACCACGTGGCGTAGGGGTCGGACCAGCCCTCCACCCGGAAGGACCAGGAGCCCGGCTCGTCGGCGGCCAGGCGGGCCTCGTAGCGGTCCAGGCCCAGGGCGATATCGTACATGCGGGCGCTGGGGCCGTCGGTGCCGTCAGGGCGCACCAGGACCGCGGTGGCGCCGAAGCGGTCGTGCCCCTCGCGGAAGACGGTGGCGCGGATGGGGATGACCTCCCCGGCCAC
Protein-coding regions in this window:
- a CDS encoding 1,4-alpha-glucan branching protein, with protein sequence MPPTDPTGPWPEQQVLLTHLAAWMSERRWFPLKDGQPPDGAALRVVADSRLAPGVRDLVVAVPRTDHSPVLMHVPLVLDSPGALERLTGAGEAPGAAGFALPDGTALVDGPHHPAFWRAWARDVERAGTVLDAAGVRAIARRAERVRVLTGEQSNTSVVLPAPDGGDAPARSRPDQGAGSQDAATEGLIIKLFRVLAPGRNPDVEVSVALARDGWDRVPAPVAWSTVQLAGTLEPGGAASEDAAPRDAASEAADGAVASVLVDQATDGFNLFCSLAGSDDGPGSPVRERAVALARDLGATTAQMHAHLASALGTYEPVSPRALEAELRRRARWALAEVPSLGAEVPGLQAAVDALYARLGSLDHLPASTRVHGDDHLGQVLYCEPQGRWYVLDFEGEPLRPLAQRREPDQPLRDVAGMLRSFDYAAAVGKAPDPTWLPAVRAAFLAGYRSSSEGPGGEEGETVLAALELDKALYEAVYEARNRPDWSAIPRRGLKALTGAGLRG
- a CDS encoding alpha-1,4-glucan--maltose-1-phosphate maltosyltransferase, whose protein sequence is MPYPGPVTRHTQTPDSSSSEPADPQTPPADPQAPPQPAPFSFVGRIPVTEVFPVVEDGRWPAKAVAGEVIPIRATVFREGHDRFGATAVLVRPDGTDGPSARMYDIALGLDRYEARLAADEPGSWSFRVEGWSDPYATWSHDAGIKVPAGVDVELMLEEGALVMERAAAVPGRAPEDVETLVLAATVLRDRDRDPRERLAAGLSDDVAAVLDRLPLRDHVSPSAAYPLQVDRPRALAGSWYEIFPRSLGATHQDGQWHSGTLRTAASRLDRIAAMGFDVLYLTPLSPIGTTNRKGRNNTLNALPGDPGSPYGIGSADGGHDAINPDLGTFEDFDALVARAGELGMEVALDLALQCSPDHPWVSEHPEWFTVLADGSIAYAENPPKKYQDIYPLNFDNDPEGIYQAILGVVRTWIAHGVTIFRVDNPHTKPLPFWQRLIREVRSTNPEILFLAEAFTRPAMMRTLGKIGFHQSYTYFAWRNTKQELTDYLVELSQDTAHVLRPAFWPTTHDILTPFMTNGKVPAFKLRAVLAATMSPTWGIYSGYELAESTPRPGYEEQIDNEKYEYKPRDFAAARTNGIEILLTRLNAARAAHPALRQLRDVWFHGTSNDQLIAYSKRVDAAFSPTGKQDVVLTVVNLDPHQAQEGEVYLNLEQLGLPPGTDGSRPVLRVTDELTGAAYEWSGQNYVRLDPFEGRVAHVFRVEPLVESPAEPQ